The following are encoded together in the Oncorhynchus nerka isolate Pitt River linkage group LG25, Oner_Uvic_2.0, whole genome shotgun sequence genome:
- the ripor1 gene encoding rho family-interacting cell polarization regulator 1 isoform X5 yields MCRLPVSCLLHDAHDEKDPLEGSPSRAVSTMSLSVRPSRRVISRSITRSQSFAGVNSYDKPYRNLSVFSTPRVTRKPSRASRMFTLSAKSPPPKVPQPERLDEVYEALKRGLQSYLQVHQIELDSLSRQMRESKRNSRLGFLYELDKQVKVVERFMRRLEFHLSKIDELYEAYCMQHRLRDGANKMVKAYTVSQGSREARESLSEANKGYKEYTENMCMLESELENQLGEFHVKMKGLAGFARLCAGDTYEIFMKYGRQRWKLRGRMEINGKQVWDSEDMVFLPLITEFLSIKVTELKSLANHVVVGNVSCETKDLFAALPRTVAVDINDLGTIKLSLEVTWNPFDKDDQASAASTVNKPPTVNKRFSTYNQSPPDTPSLREQAFYNMLRRQEEMENGTAWSNSSESSDDSSSPQLSLGLRHANKNLVQLEVQAAAPSIEISFAPRDSATSTPTRLAKPENVQKEEPDTGAAGKEEDSGKQAVPNGQTRYSRSLSHISENSADGVLMDRSTCESVEPSEATSLQSGISINDIEMEMPARAESAPVPAETVVVGEPSEPLAPATVTMEESRPESRYSAGPIESDTGLEVVSGAVSAVEPELQSSAPTRTDAVSQQGTSLDLRADSQAQTQSTEEISYTAHRAVVEEAEKPGPVVVANPTEGEKQQAVDSEVEEALSAVIASLDDYRGQFPELQVLEQELRLLEETLTGHTCSCSSSVQSLAVETALGSFDFLNTSDLEDEEEDEEKRSVTDGEHHSAPGRPPEESAGEDECCEERCWESHSSGPVSTGCQALDHTLLVHLKNCSAQLLRLGTFGPLRCGEMYALDRLLREARVLELIRRVAKETPRGATQPDEVVPQLEQCQGATLLWQQCTDDGSVYSTSTDAFLTTLAAAYTNRLPERGISLADTVFLRLVERILERRLPKRGGVVARDMLTLFQFWSYLEAEGVSDLDTHIIELAEEVWLVQSLQSGDQEVLVKALKRPPESSLKREGLHAVSLLLRDPRGKVSASASSLLRSLADHPRHRERALVSCLELLENESVETRVCGCKALACLKAKESIDQLVYLCRSDKEDVRDAAKQALLVLGEEGKLAHRHVEISLQEGVPRLFSPGSMASTAF; encoded by the exons ATGTGTCGCTTACCTGTTTCCTGTTTACTGCATGATGCCCATGATGAGAAGGATCCTCTTGAAG GGAGTCCCTCCAGAGCTGTCTCCACCATGTCCCTTTCCGTGCGCCCATCGCGCCGAGTCATCTCCAGATCCATCACTAGGAGCCAGTCCTTTGCCGGGGTCAACTCCTACGATAAGCCCTACAG GAACCTGTCGGTGTTCAGCACCCCGAGGGTCACCAGGAAGCCCTCCAGAGCCAGTAGGATGTTCACCCTCTCCGCCAAATCCCCACCGCCCAAGGTGCCCCAGCCAGAGAGGCTGGATGAGGTCTACGAAGCTCTGAAGAGAGGCCTGCA GTCTTACCTGCAGGTGCACCAGATAGAGCTGGACAGCCTGAGCCGACAAATGAGGGAATCCAAGAGGAACTCTCGTCTG GGGTTTCTCTATGAGCTGGATAAG CAAGTGAAGGTGGTTGAGAGGTTTATGCGACGGCTTGAGTTCCATCTAAGCAAG ATTGACGAGCTGTATGAGGCCTACTGTATGCAGCACCGGCTGAGGGATGGGGCCAATAAGATGGTGAAGGCCTACACAGTCTCCCAGGGCAGCCGCGAGGCCAGAGAGAGCCTCTCTGAGGCCAACAAAGGCTACAAAGAGTACACAGag AACATGTGCATGCTGGAGAGCGAGCTGGAAAACCAGCTGGGGGAGTTCCATGTTAAGATGAAGG GTCTAGCAGGGTTCGCACGGCTTTGTGCTGGGGACACGTATGAG ATCTTTATGAAGTATGGGCGGCAGCGCTGGAAGCTGAGGGGAAGGATGGAGATCAATGGCAAGCAGGTGTGGGACAGCGAGGACATGGTCTTTCTGCCTCTCATCACAGAGTTCCTATCAATAAAG GTGACAGAGCTGAAGAGCCTGGCCAATCATGTGGTAGTGGGGAACGTGTCATGTGAGACCAAAGACCTCTTTGCTGCTCTACCCCGGACGGTGGCTGTGGACATCAATGACCTGGGGACAATCAAACTGAGCCTGGAGGTCACCTGGAA CCCTTTCGACAAGGATGACCAAGCCTCGGCCGCCAGCACTGTCAACAAACCCCCCACGGTGAACAAACGCTTCTCCACCTACAACCAGAGTCCTCCTGATACCCCCTCCTTACGGGAACAGGCCTTCTAT AACATGCTGAGGaggcaggaggagatggagaatgGCACAGCCTGGTCTAACTCCTCGGAGTCGTCAGATGACTCGTCCAGCCCCCAGCTGTCCCTGGGGCTGCGTCATGCCAACAAGAATCTGGTCCAGCTAGAGGTTCAGGCCGCCGCACCCTCCATTGAGATCTCCTTTGCTCCCAGAGACTctgccacctccacccctacccgCTTAGCCAAACCAGAGAATGTGCAGAAGGAGGAGCCAGACACTGGAGCAGCAGGGAAAGAGGAGGATTCTGGGAAACAGGCTGTGCCTAACGGCCAAACACGTTATTCACGCTCCCTCAGCCATATCAGTGAGAACAGTGCCGATGGCGTACTGATGGACAGGTCAACTTGCGAATCAGTGGAGCCCTCTGAGGCCACCTCCCTGCAGTCTGGGATCTCTATAAACGATATTGAGATGGAGATGCCTGCCAGGGCGGAGTCAGCCCCTGTCCCAGCTGAGACTGTGGTGGTCGGGGAACCATCTGAGCCACTCGCCCCAGCTACTGTCACCATGGAGGAGAGCAGGCCAGAGAGCAGGTATTCTGCAGGGCCTATAGAGTCAGACACGGGGTTAGAGGTTGTTTCAGGGGCTGTTTCAGCGGTAGAGCCAGAACTCCAGAGCTCTGCACCCACTAGGACTGATGCCGTGTCTCAGCAAGGTACCTCTCTGGATCTCAGGGCAGACTCACAAGCACAGACCCAGAGCACAGAGGAAATATCATATACTGCCCACAGGGCAGTGGTGGAGGAGGCCGAGAAGCCTGGGCCTGTAGTAGTGGCCAACCCCACAGAGGGTGAGAAGCAGCAGGCTGTGGACAGTGAAGTTGAGGAAGCCCTGAGTGCAGTCATCGCCTCTCTGGATGACTACAGGGGACAGTTTCCTGAGTTACAGGTCCTGGAGCAGGAGCTCAGACTACTGGAGGAGACATTAACG GGCCATACATGCAGTTGTTCGTCCAGTGTCCAGAGTCTGGCGGTGGAGACGGCTCTCGGCAGCTTTGACTTCCTCAATACCTCAGAcctggaggatgaagaggaggatgaggagaaaaGGAGTGTGACAGACGG TGAGCACCACAGCGCCCCCGGCAGGCCACCAGAGGAGAGTGCAGGGGAGGATGAGTGCtgtgaggagagatgctgggagTCCCACTCCTCTGGACCTGTGAGCACAGGCTGCCAGGCTCTAGACCATACACTACTGGTCCATCTGAAAAACTGCAGTGCACAACTTCTG AGGCTGGGGACCTTTGGGCCTCTGCGCTGTGGGGAGATGTATGCTCTGGACCGCCTGCTCAGGGAGGCCCGCGTCCTCGAGCTCATCAGACGTGTTGCCAAGGAGACCCCTAGAGGAGCCACTCAGCCAGATGAGG TGGTTCCCCAGTTAGAACAGTGCCAAGGGGCAACATTGCTATGGCAGCAGTGTACGGATGATGGCAGTGTGTACAGCACCTCCACAGACGCTTTCCTCACAACTCTGGCCGCTGCTTACACCAACAGACTGCCCGAGAGAGGAATTAGCCTGGCAGACACAG TGTTCTTGCGTCTGGTGGAGAGAATTCTGGAGAGGAGGCTGCCCAAGCGTGGGGGAGTGGTGGCCAGAGACATGCTGACCCTCTTCCAGTTCTGGAGCTACCTAGAGGCCGAGGGAGTGAGCGATTTGGACACACACATCATTGAACTAGCGGAGGAGG TGTGGCTGGTTCAGAGCCTGCAGTCAGGGGACCAGGAGGTACTGGTGAAGGCCCTGAAGAGGCCTCCAGAGAGCAGCCTGAAGAGGGAGGGCCTGCATGCTGTCAGCCTACTGCTGAGGGACCCGCGGGGGAAGGTGTCTGCCTCTGCCAGCTCCCTGCTCCGGAGCCTCGCCGACCATCCACGTCATCGAGAGAGG GCCCTAGTAAGCTGTCTGGAGCTTCTGGAGAATGAGAGTGTGGAGACGCGAGTGTGTGGTTGTAAAGCACTTGCATGTCTGAAG GCCAAAGAGAGCATCGACCAGTTGGTCTATCTCTGTCGATCAGACAAGGAGGATGTGAGGGATGCTGCCAAACAAGCGCTGCTGGTGCTTG
- the ripor1 gene encoding rho family-interacting cell polarization regulator 1 isoform X2, with translation MSGPRRSVIEVPHLYYGSPSRAVSTMSLSVRPSRRVISRSITRSQSFAGVNSYDKPYRNLSVFSTPRVTRKPSRASRMFTLSAKSPPPKVPQPERLDEVYEALKRGLQSYLQVHQIELDSLSRQMRESKRNSRLGFLYELDKQVKVVERFMRRLEFHLSKIDELYEAYCMQHRLRDGANKMVKAYTVSQGSREARESLSEANKGYKEYTENMCMLESELENQLGEFHVKMKGLAGFARLCAGDTYEIFMKYGRQRWKLRGRMEINGKQVWDSEDMVFLPLITEFLSIKVTELKSLANHVVVGNVSCETKDLFAALPRTVAVDINDLGTIKLSLEVTWNPFDKDDQASAASTVNKPPTVNKRFSTYNQSPPDTPSLREQAFYTAPRSLSRSMMSPNHRWSLLDVFRDTLAERLSQSCSCSDVSSVHLGSANMQTDNMLRRQEEMENGTAWSNSSESSDDSSSPQLSLGLRHANKNLVQLEVQAAAPSIEISFAPRDSATSTPTRLAKPENVQKEEPDTGAAGKEEDSGKQAVPNGQTRYSRSLSHISENSADGVLMDRSTCESVEPSEATSLQSGISINDIEMEMPARAESAPVPAETVVVGEPSEPLAPATVTMEESRPESRYSAGPIESDTGLEVVSGAVSAVEPELQSSAPTRTDAVSQQGTSLDLRADSQAQTQSTEEISYTAHRAVVEEAEKPGPVVVANPTEGEKQQAVDSEVEEALSAVIASLDDYRGQFPELQVLEQELRLLEETLTGHTCSCSSSVQSLAVETALGSFDFLNTSDLEDEEEDEEKRSVTDGEHHSAPGRPPEESAGEDECCEERCWESHSSGPVSTGCQALDHTLLVHLKNCSAQLLRLGTFGPLRCGEMYALDRLLREARVLELIRRVAKETPRGATQPDEVVPQLEQCQGATLLWQQCTDDGSVYSTSTDAFLTTLAAAYTNRLPERGISLADTVFLRLVERILERRLPKRGGVVARDMLTLFQFWSYLEAEGVSDLDTHIIELAEEVWLVQSLQSGDQEVLVKALKRPPESSLKREGLHAVSLLLRDPRGKVSASASSLLRSLADHPRHRERALVSCLELLENESVETRVCGCKALACLKAKESIDQLVYLCRSDKEDVRDAAKQALLVLGEEGKLAHRHVEISLQEGVPRLFSPGSMASTAF, from the exons GGAGTCCCTCCAGAGCTGTCTCCACCATGTCCCTTTCCGTGCGCCCATCGCGCCGAGTCATCTCCAGATCCATCACTAGGAGCCAGTCCTTTGCCGGGGTCAACTCCTACGATAAGCCCTACAG GAACCTGTCGGTGTTCAGCACCCCGAGGGTCACCAGGAAGCCCTCCAGAGCCAGTAGGATGTTCACCCTCTCCGCCAAATCCCCACCGCCCAAGGTGCCCCAGCCAGAGAGGCTGGATGAGGTCTACGAAGCTCTGAAGAGAGGCCTGCA GTCTTACCTGCAGGTGCACCAGATAGAGCTGGACAGCCTGAGCCGACAAATGAGGGAATCCAAGAGGAACTCTCGTCTG GGGTTTCTCTATGAGCTGGATAAG CAAGTGAAGGTGGTTGAGAGGTTTATGCGACGGCTTGAGTTCCATCTAAGCAAG ATTGACGAGCTGTATGAGGCCTACTGTATGCAGCACCGGCTGAGGGATGGGGCCAATAAGATGGTGAAGGCCTACACAGTCTCCCAGGGCAGCCGCGAGGCCAGAGAGAGCCTCTCTGAGGCCAACAAAGGCTACAAAGAGTACACAGag AACATGTGCATGCTGGAGAGCGAGCTGGAAAACCAGCTGGGGGAGTTCCATGTTAAGATGAAGG GTCTAGCAGGGTTCGCACGGCTTTGTGCTGGGGACACGTATGAG ATCTTTATGAAGTATGGGCGGCAGCGCTGGAAGCTGAGGGGAAGGATGGAGATCAATGGCAAGCAGGTGTGGGACAGCGAGGACATGGTCTTTCTGCCTCTCATCACAGAGTTCCTATCAATAAAG GTGACAGAGCTGAAGAGCCTGGCCAATCATGTGGTAGTGGGGAACGTGTCATGTGAGACCAAAGACCTCTTTGCTGCTCTACCCCGGACGGTGGCTGTGGACATCAATGACCTGGGGACAATCAAACTGAGCCTGGAGGTCACCTGGAA CCCTTTCGACAAGGATGACCAAGCCTCGGCCGCCAGCACTGTCAACAAACCCCCCACGGTGAACAAACGCTTCTCCACCTACAACCAGAGTCCTCCTGATACCCCCTCCTTACGGGAACAGGCCTTCTAT ACGGCTCCGAGGAGTCTGTCAAGGAGCATGATGTCCCCAAACCACCGCTGGTCCCTGCTGGATGTGTTCCGTGACACTCTGGCTGAGAGACTGTCTCAGAGCTGCTCCTGCAGTGATGTCTCCTCAGTCCATCTGGGCTCTGCTAACATGCAGACTGAC AACATGCTGAGGaggcaggaggagatggagaatgGCACAGCCTGGTCTAACTCCTCGGAGTCGTCAGATGACTCGTCCAGCCCCCAGCTGTCCCTGGGGCTGCGTCATGCCAACAAGAATCTGGTCCAGCTAGAGGTTCAGGCCGCCGCACCCTCCATTGAGATCTCCTTTGCTCCCAGAGACTctgccacctccacccctacccgCTTAGCCAAACCAGAGAATGTGCAGAAGGAGGAGCCAGACACTGGAGCAGCAGGGAAAGAGGAGGATTCTGGGAAACAGGCTGTGCCTAACGGCCAAACACGTTATTCACGCTCCCTCAGCCATATCAGTGAGAACAGTGCCGATGGCGTACTGATGGACAGGTCAACTTGCGAATCAGTGGAGCCCTCTGAGGCCACCTCCCTGCAGTCTGGGATCTCTATAAACGATATTGAGATGGAGATGCCTGCCAGGGCGGAGTCAGCCCCTGTCCCAGCTGAGACTGTGGTGGTCGGGGAACCATCTGAGCCACTCGCCCCAGCTACTGTCACCATGGAGGAGAGCAGGCCAGAGAGCAGGTATTCTGCAGGGCCTATAGAGTCAGACACGGGGTTAGAGGTTGTTTCAGGGGCTGTTTCAGCGGTAGAGCCAGAACTCCAGAGCTCTGCACCCACTAGGACTGATGCCGTGTCTCAGCAAGGTACCTCTCTGGATCTCAGGGCAGACTCACAAGCACAGACCCAGAGCACAGAGGAAATATCATATACTGCCCACAGGGCAGTGGTGGAGGAGGCCGAGAAGCCTGGGCCTGTAGTAGTGGCCAACCCCACAGAGGGTGAGAAGCAGCAGGCTGTGGACAGTGAAGTTGAGGAAGCCCTGAGTGCAGTCATCGCCTCTCTGGATGACTACAGGGGACAGTTTCCTGAGTTACAGGTCCTGGAGCAGGAGCTCAGACTACTGGAGGAGACATTAACG GGCCATACATGCAGTTGTTCGTCCAGTGTCCAGAGTCTGGCGGTGGAGACGGCTCTCGGCAGCTTTGACTTCCTCAATACCTCAGAcctggaggatgaagaggaggatgaggagaaaaGGAGTGTGACAGACGG TGAGCACCACAGCGCCCCCGGCAGGCCACCAGAGGAGAGTGCAGGGGAGGATGAGTGCtgtgaggagagatgctgggagTCCCACTCCTCTGGACCTGTGAGCACAGGCTGCCAGGCTCTAGACCATACACTACTGGTCCATCTGAAAAACTGCAGTGCACAACTTCTG AGGCTGGGGACCTTTGGGCCTCTGCGCTGTGGGGAGATGTATGCTCTGGACCGCCTGCTCAGGGAGGCCCGCGTCCTCGAGCTCATCAGACGTGTTGCCAAGGAGACCCCTAGAGGAGCCACTCAGCCAGATGAGG TGGTTCCCCAGTTAGAACAGTGCCAAGGGGCAACATTGCTATGGCAGCAGTGTACGGATGATGGCAGTGTGTACAGCACCTCCACAGACGCTTTCCTCACAACTCTGGCCGCTGCTTACACCAACAGACTGCCCGAGAGAGGAATTAGCCTGGCAGACACAG TGTTCTTGCGTCTGGTGGAGAGAATTCTGGAGAGGAGGCTGCCCAAGCGTGGGGGAGTGGTGGCCAGAGACATGCTGACCCTCTTCCAGTTCTGGAGCTACCTAGAGGCCGAGGGAGTGAGCGATTTGGACACACACATCATTGAACTAGCGGAGGAGG TGTGGCTGGTTCAGAGCCTGCAGTCAGGGGACCAGGAGGTACTGGTGAAGGCCCTGAAGAGGCCTCCAGAGAGCAGCCTGAAGAGGGAGGGCCTGCATGCTGTCAGCCTACTGCTGAGGGACCCGCGGGGGAAGGTGTCTGCCTCTGCCAGCTCCCTGCTCCGGAGCCTCGCCGACCATCCACGTCATCGAGAGAGG GCCCTAGTAAGCTGTCTGGAGCTTCTGGAGAATGAGAGTGTGGAGACGCGAGTGTGTGGTTGTAAAGCACTTGCATGTCTGAAG GCCAAAGAGAGCATCGACCAGTTGGTCTATCTCTGTCGATCAGACAAGGAGGATGTGAGGGATGCTGCCAAACAAGCGCTGCTGGTGCTTG